GAAAAGTATCAGCTCTTTTTTCCCATCGAACAAGAATCCTCCGGAATCGATTCAACCATGAATGAACTCTTTCTACAACCCATCTACGTGCCTTGTAACCATCAATTTGTTTTATGTCTTGTGCTTCTTCACCCCGAGATCT
The DNA window shown above is from Spirochaetota bacterium and carries:
- a CDS encoding transposase produces the protein RSRGEEAQDIKQIDGYKARRWVVERVHSWLNRFRRILVRWEKRADTFLAMLHIACGIITWRATGLLE